A stretch of DNA from Thermoanaerobaculia bacterium:
CCACGTTCTTCGACCAGAGATAATAGACGTACCGGCAGCCGGCGTCGGAATCGGGCACGTCCGTGAACGCGTTCGGCAGGCCGTCGGTGCAGTCGTACGCGCGGCCGTTGCCCGGATCCGGGGCCTTTGCGGGGACATTGGCGTTGCCGCCAGCCAGGTCGCGGGCGAGCATGACCGACATCGATCGCCGGATGATG
This window harbors:
- a CDS encoding S-layer homology domain-containing protein, encoding IIRRSMSVMLARDLAGGNANVPAKAPDPGNGRAYDCTDGLPNAFTDVPDSDAGCRYVYYLWSKNVVDGNGDGTFTPGQPVTREQMSKFLVNTYKLTISGP